In Chlamydia serpentis, the following are encoded in one genomic region:
- a CDS encoding site-specific tyrosine recombinase XerD, protein MPLNQFQQTILEQFSLFLSVDRGLCKQSVAAYRQDISSFLSISAIQSPEDISQNSVYIFSEELYKRKEAETTLARRLIALKVFFLFLKDQQLLSYPPIIEHPKIWKRLPSVLTPQEVDALLAVPQQLDKNPPQIASRDTAILHTLYSTGIRVSELCDLRLGHVSDDCIRVTGKGSKTRLIPLGSRARDAIDAYLYRFRDRHQKKNPREDHLFLSIRGQRLERSSVWRRIHNYAKLVTPKPTSPHSLRHAFATHLLDNKADLRVIQEMLGHARIASTEIYTHVAADALVEKFLSYHPRNL, encoded by the coding sequence GTGCCCTTGAACCAGTTTCAGCAAACGATTTTGGAACAGTTCTCTTTGTTTTTATCTGTAGATCGTGGCCTTTGCAAACAATCTGTAGCAGCTTACCGTCAAGATATCTCTTCCTTCCTTTCAATAAGTGCTATTCAATCTCCTGAAGATATCTCACAAAACAGTGTTTATATCTTTTCAGAAGAGCTTTACAAGCGCAAAGAGGCAGAAACCACCTTAGCCCGTAGGCTCATTGCTTTAAAAGTATTTTTTCTTTTTTTAAAAGATCAGCAACTGCTTTCTTATCCCCCAATCATCGAACACCCTAAGATATGGAAACGCCTCCCTTCAGTACTCACTCCTCAAGAAGTCGATGCCCTACTTGCTGTTCCTCAGCAACTTGACAAAAATCCTCCACAAATTGCTTCCCGTGACACAGCAATTCTCCATACACTATATTCGACAGGTATCCGAGTTTCTGAACTTTGTGATCTCCGTTTAGGTCACGTCAGTGACGATTGTATTCGAGTCACGGGAAAAGGTTCTAAAACTCGACTGATTCCTCTGGGTTCTAGAGCAAGAGACGCTATCGATGCTTATCTTTATCGATTCCGAGACCGTCACCAAAAAAAAAATCCCCGGGAAGACCATCTGTTCTTATCAATTAGAGGGCAAAGACTAGAACGCTCATCTGTATGGCGTCGTATCCATAACTATGCAAAGTTAGTTACCCCAAAGCCAACGTCCCCTCATTCATTACGACACGCTTTCGCAACACATCTACTCGATAACAAGGCAGATTTAAGAGTAATTCAAGAAATGTTAGGGCACGCGCGCATAGCTTCTACAGAGATTTATACCCATGTAGCTGCAGATGCTCTGGTAGAGAAGTTCCTATCCTACCACCCGAGAAATCTTTAA
- a CDS encoding glucose-6-phosphate isomerase, whose product MERKNFLDCNSTKILQEFALNPIDLTSPGLLSEDRIKKFALLEEGFTFSFATERVDDAVLAALTSLAEERGLYHSMLGMQQGEVVNYIEGFPSEMRPALHTATRAWVTERSFTGQAEDIAVQSRLEAQRLKDFLEKVRDQFTTIVQIGIGGSELGPKALYRALRAYCPTDKIVHFISNIDPDNVAEVLNTIDYTKTLVVVVSKSGTTIETAVNEAFFAESFSQKGLLSKDHFIAVTCKDSPMDDTSRYFEVFHLWDSIGGRFSSTSMVGGVLLGFAYGFQVFFQLLQGASAMDQIALKSNALENLPMLSALLSIWNRNFLGYSTAAIIPYSSGLEFFPEHLQQCCMESNGKSITQNGSRVQFSTSPVIWGEPGTNAQHSFFQCLHQGTDIVPIEFIGFEKSQGGKDIFFQGSNSSEKLFANMIAQTIALACGSENPNPNRQFDGNRPSSVLVFNQLNPYTLGQLLSYYENKIAFQGFCWGINSFDQEGVSLGKTLANRVLDLIQSGDTSSFPEAANLLKLFNVKFK is encoded by the coding sequence ATGGAAAGAAAAAATTTTTTAGATTGCAATTCAACAAAAATTCTGCAGGAGTTTGCTTTAAATCCTATAGATTTAACGTCTCCAGGATTGCTCTCTGAAGACAGAATTAAAAAATTTGCTTTGCTAGAGGAAGGATTTACCTTTAGCTTTGCTACAGAACGTGTGGATGATGCGGTACTTGCTGCCTTGACTTCATTAGCGGAAGAAAGGGGATTGTATCATTCTATGTTGGGGATGCAACAGGGAGAGGTCGTGAATTATATTGAAGGATTCCCGAGCGAAATGCGACCTGCATTGCATACCGCAACTCGTGCATGGGTAACAGAACGCTCCTTTACAGGACAAGCTGAAGATATTGCAGTACAATCTCGATTAGAGGCGCAACGTCTTAAAGATTTTTTAGAGAAGGTCCGGGATCAATTCACTACTATAGTACAGATAGGAATCGGAGGATCTGAATTAGGTCCTAAAGCACTATATCGGGCACTACGTGCTTATTGTCCCACAGATAAGATTGTACACTTTATCTCTAACATTGATCCCGACAACGTTGCTGAAGTTTTAAATACCATAGATTATACTAAGACTCTAGTAGTTGTAGTATCAAAATCAGGAACTACAATAGAGACAGCGGTTAACGAGGCCTTTTTTGCAGAATCTTTTTCTCAAAAGGGATTGCTATCAAAAGATCATTTCATAGCAGTTACCTGTAAAGACAGTCCTATGGATGATACCAGTAGGTATTTTGAAGTATTTCATCTTTGGGATAGCATCGGAGGGCGTTTTTCTTCTACTTCTATGGTTGGTGGCGTTCTCTTAGGATTTGCTTATGGGTTTCAGGTTTTCTTCCAATTACTTCAAGGTGCTTCAGCCATGGATCAGATAGCTTTGAAATCTAACGCTCTAGAGAACCTGCCTATGCTTTCTGCTTTACTCAGCATTTGGAATCGCAATTTTCTAGGCTACTCTACAGCAGCTATTATTCCTTATTCTTCCGGTTTAGAGTTTTTCCCAGAGCATTTGCAACAGTGTTGTATGGAATCTAATGGGAAAAGCATCACTCAGAATGGTAGCAGAGTCCAATTTTCTACAAGTCCTGTTATTTGGGGTGAGCCAGGGACTAATGCACAACATTCTTTTTTCCAATGTCTTCATCAAGGTACGGATATTGTCCCTATAGAGTTTATAGGTTTTGAAAAAAGCCAGGGGGGTAAAGACATCTTCTTTCAGGGAAGTAATTCATCAGAAAAACTCTTTGCTAACATGATCGCTCAGACGATTGCTTTAGCTTGTGGTTCTGAAAATCCTAATCCAAATAGACAGTTCGACGGGAACCGTCCTTCTTCGGTTTTAGTTTTTAATCAGCTGAATCCCTACACTCTTGGGCAATTGCTCTCTTATTATGAGAACAAAATCGCTTTTCAAGGATTTTGTTGGGGGATTAATTCTTTTGATCAGGAAGGAGTTTCATTAGGTAAGACGTTAGCGAACCGTGTATTGGATCTGATTCAAAGTGGAGATACTTCTAGTTTCCCTGAAGCCGCAAATCTGTTAAAACTTTTTAACGTCAAGTTTAAGTAA
- the ltuA gene encoding protein LtuA (LtuA (late transcription unit A protein) is found exclusively in the genus Chlamydia.): MFFNSVCSRGFLDIHGILPSRKGNQVVKSTTGVWIGSQGAMFYSIV; the protein is encoded by the coding sequence ATGTTTTTCAATTCAGTATGTTCTCGTGGATTTCTAGATATCCATGGTATCTTACCGTCGCGCAAGGGTAACCAAGTAGTTAAATCAACAACTGGTGTCTGGATCGGATCTCAAGGCGCGATGTTCTACAGTATTGTTTGA
- a CDS encoding malate dehydrogenase codes for MAFNEIVRVAVTGGTGQIAYSFLFALAHGDVFGLNHPIDLRIYDLPGTERALSGVRMELDDSAYPLLHHLRVTTSLNDAFDGIDAAFLIGAVPRGPGMERGDLLKQNGEIFSLQGAALNTAAKRDAKVFVVGNPVNTNCWIAMKHAPKLHRKNFHAMLRLDQNRMHSMLAHRAEVPLEEVSQVVIWGNHSAKQVPDFIQARISGKPAAEVIGDRDWLENILIHSVQNRGSAVIEARGKSSAASASRALAEAARSIFCPKENEWFCSGVCSDYNPYGIPEDLIFGFPCRMLASGDYEIIPGLPWDPFIRNKIQISLDEIAQERASVSSL; via the coding sequence ATGGCATTCAATGAGATCGTTCGTGTTGCTGTTACTGGGGGCACGGGGCAGATTGCTTATAGTTTTTTATTCGCCTTAGCTCATGGAGATGTTTTTGGTTTAAATCATCCTATAGATTTACGGATTTATGATTTGCCAGGGACAGAACGAGCTCTTTCGGGAGTCCGTATGGAGCTTGATGACAGTGCTTATCCTTTATTACATCATCTAAGGGTGACGACATCATTAAATGATGCCTTTGATGGTATTGATGCTGCCTTTCTTATAGGTGCTGTACCTCGTGGACCTGGTATGGAAAGGGGGGATCTTTTAAAACAAAACGGGGAGATCTTTTCACTACAAGGAGCAGCTTTAAATACAGCAGCAAAAAGGGATGCTAAGGTTTTTGTTGTAGGAAACCCTGTGAATACAAATTGTTGGATTGCTATGAAGCATGCCCCGAAATTACATCGAAAAAATTTTCACGCAATGTTGCGATTGGATCAGAATCGTATGCATAGTATGCTTGCCCATCGTGCAGAAGTCCCTTTAGAAGAAGTTTCACAAGTCGTTATTTGGGGAAACCACTCAGCGAAGCAGGTTCCTGATTTCATACAAGCACGTATTTCTGGAAAGCCTGCTGCAGAAGTAATTGGCGACAGGGATTGGTTGGAAAATATTTTAATACATTCTGTGCAAAATCGTGGTAGCGCTGTAATTGAAGCTAGAGGAAAATCTTCGGCAGCCTCCGCATCTCGAGCACTTGCAGAGGCTGCGCGATCTATTTTTTGTCCTAAAGAAAATGAGTGGTTTTGTTCTGGTGTTTGCTCAGATTATAATCCCTATGGTATACCTGAGGACTTGATTTTTGGTTTTCCATGCCGTATGTTAGCTTCTGGCGATTACGAAATCATTCCTGGATTGCCTTGGGATCCTTTTATTAGAAATAAAATTCAAATATCTTTGGATGAAATTGCTCAAGAAAGAGCTAGCGTGTCTTCATTATAA
- a CDS encoding NAD(P)/FAD-dependent oxidoreductase yields MRIAVLGAGYAGLSVTWHLLLHTQGTATIDLFDPVPLGEGASGMSSGLLHPFTGKKAIKPPLADQGINTTHSLITEASKALNLPIVLSQGILRPAADDDQAQLFIKRVEEFPNEVEWWEKARCEISVPSMVIPQNLGALFIKNGVTINNDLYITGLWNACVKLGTQFYDELIEDLADIQEFYDQIIVTPGANASILPELKDLPINKVKGQLLEIRWPKDLAIPLFSINAHKYIVANTEKNTCILGATFEHNQPEETPDLTIAYQEIMPPVLSLFPGLKNAEILNCYGGIRSSSNSRLPIISRISEKLWFLGGLGSKGLLYHGITGDMLAQAVLRKSTAYVAKEFLFNP; encoded by the coding sequence ATGCGTATAGCCGTTTTAGGAGCAGGATATGCAGGACTCTCTGTAACCTGGCATCTTCTTCTCCATACTCAAGGGACAGCAACCATTGATCTCTTTGACCCTGTTCCCTTAGGAGAAGGCGCTTCTGGAATGTCCTCAGGATTACTTCATCCTTTTACAGGAAAGAAGGCTATCAAACCCCCCCTCGCAGATCAAGGAATTAACACGACCCATAGCCTAATCACAGAAGCTAGCAAAGCTCTAAACCTACCTATCGTCCTTTCTCAGGGGATCCTAAGGCCAGCAGCTGACGACGATCAGGCACAACTATTTATAAAACGGGTCGAGGAGTTTCCTAATGAAGTCGAGTGGTGGGAAAAAGCACGCTGCGAAATCTCCGTGCCGAGCATGGTTATTCCTCAAAATCTAGGAGCTCTGTTCATAAAAAATGGTGTTACCATAAATAACGATCTTTATATTACAGGACTATGGAATGCTTGTGTTAAGCTTGGAACACAATTCTATGATGAACTGATTGAGGATCTCGCTGATATTCAAGAGTTCTACGACCAAATCATAGTGACTCCTGGAGCCAATGCCTCTATCCTTCCTGAACTTAAAGATTTGCCAATAAATAAAGTAAAAGGACAATTATTAGAAATCCGTTGGCCTAAAGATCTTGCAATACCTTTATTCAGTATAAATGCCCATAAATATATAGTTGCCAACACAGAAAAAAACACATGTATTTTAGGAGCTACGTTCGAACACAACCAGCCTGAAGAGACCCCAGATCTGACCATTGCCTATCAAGAAATTATGCCTCCAGTACTTTCTCTATTTCCAGGTCTTAAAAATGCGGAAATTTTAAACTGCTATGGAGGGATACGCTCATCTAGCAATTCGCGTCTTCCCATAATTTCTAGAATTAGCGAAAAACTTTGGTTTTTGGGGGGGTTAGGATCAAAAGGACTGTTATACCACGGTATTACAGGAGACATGCTTGCACAAGCTGTCCTGCGTAAATCTACAGCTTATGTAGCTAAAGAATTTCTGTTTAATCCTTAA
- a CDS encoding amino acid permease, with amino-acid sequence MTSRTKSAKNLGTIALAGMVVSSMIGGGIFSLPQNMAATAGAGAVILSWILTGFGMFFIANTFRILSTVRPDLTAGIYMYSREGFGPYIGFTIGWGYWLCQIFGNVGYAVITMDALNYFFPPYFQGGNTLPAILGGSILIWVFNFVVLKGIRQASVINIIGTIFKIIPLIIFIIITAFVFKLTVFKTDFWGHTATAVQPALGSVGSQLKGTMLVTLWAFIGIEGAVVMSGRAKNPSSVGKATVLGFLGCLLIYILLSLLPFGSLFQHQLEKIPNPSTAGVLDILVGKWGEVLMNVGLIIAILSSWLSWTMIVAEIPFSAAKNGTFPEIFTVENKEKSPSVSLYITSSVMQLTMLLVYFSSNAWNTMLSITGVMVLPAYLASAAFLFKFSKSKAYPKKGSIKAPLAMLTGILGIVYSLWLIYAGGLKYLFMALVLLALGIPFYIDAGKKKKNNKTFFAKKEVIEMTLIGLLALTAIFLFSTGRIKL; translated from the coding sequence ATGACCTCAAGGACTAAATCCGCAAAAAATTTAGGGACCATAGCCCTTGCGGGTATGGTAGTTAGCTCCATGATTGGGGGAGGGATCTTTAGCCTTCCCCAAAATATGGCAGCTACAGCAGGAGCTGGTGCTGTTATCTTATCCTGGATACTCACTGGCTTTGGCATGTTCTTTATCGCGAATACTTTTAGAATTTTATCTACAGTGCGCCCTGATCTTACTGCAGGAATCTACATGTACAGTAGAGAGGGTTTTGGTCCTTACATAGGATTTACGATTGGCTGGGGATACTGGTTATGCCAAATCTTCGGAAACGTAGGGTATGCTGTAATTACCATGGATGCTTTAAATTACTTCTTTCCTCCCTATTTTCAAGGAGGGAATACCCTGCCTGCAATTTTAGGAGGCTCCATCTTAATTTGGGTATTCAATTTTGTGGTTCTTAAAGGTATCCGTCAAGCCTCAGTAATTAATATTATCGGAACGATATTTAAAATCATTCCTTTAATTATCTTTATCATTATTACTGCATTCGTCTTTAAACTTACTGTATTTAAAACAGATTTTTGGGGACATACTGCAACAGCAGTTCAACCTGCTTTAGGATCTGTAGGATCCCAACTTAAAGGCACTATGCTTGTAACTTTATGGGCTTTCATAGGAATTGAAGGAGCTGTCGTTATGTCAGGGCGAGCAAAAAATCCATCATCTGTAGGAAAAGCTACAGTTTTAGGATTTTTAGGCTGCCTTTTAATCTATATCCTACTTTCTTTACTTCCTTTTGGATCACTCTTTCAGCACCAATTAGAGAAAATCCCTAACCCTTCCACAGCCGGTGTCCTTGATATCCTTGTAGGAAAATGGGGAGAAGTTCTTATGAATGTCGGGCTCATCATTGCTATCTTATCTAGCTGGTTATCTTGGACGATGATCGTTGCAGAGATACCTTTCTCAGCAGCTAAAAATGGCACGTTTCCTGAAATCTTTACTGTAGAAAATAAAGAGAAGTCACCAAGTGTCTCTCTATATATTACGAGCTCTGTGATGCAACTAACCATGCTTCTCGTGTACTTCTCTTCCAATGCTTGGAACACTATGCTTAGCATCACTGGTGTCATGGTCCTTCCTGCCTATCTAGCAAGTGCTGCCTTTCTCTTTAAATTTAGCAAAAGCAAGGCATACCCTAAGAAAGGATCTATCAAAGCTCCATTAGCAATGCTAACAGGAATATTAGGAATTGTTTATTCCCTGTGGCTCATTTATGCTGGAGGCCTAAAATACCTCTTTATGGCTCTAGTCCTTCTTGCTCTCGGTATACCCTTTTACATAGATGCGGGAAAAAAGAAAAAAAATAATAAAACATTTTTTGCTAAAAAAGAGGTCATAGAGATGACCTTAATTGGTCTTCTTGCTTTAACAGCGATCTTCTTATTCTCAACAGGGAGAATTAAACTTTAA
- the aaxB gene encoding pyruvoyl-dependent arginine decarboxylase AaxB, giving the protein MAYGTRYPTLAFHTGGIGESDDGMPPQPFETFCYDSALLQAKIENFNIVPYTSVLPKELFGNIVPVDTCVKSFKHGAVLEVIMAGRGAAISEGNHAIATGIGICWGKDKNGELIGGWAAEYVEFFPTWINDEIAETHAKMWLKKSLQHELDLRSVAKHSEFQYFHNYINIKQKFGFCLTALGFLNFENAEPVKVN; this is encoded by the coding sequence ATGGCTTACGGAACTCGTTATCCCACGCTAGCATTTCATACAGGGGGCATCGGTGAATCCGATGACGGCATGCCTCCGCAACCCTTTGAAACTTTCTGCTATGACTCTGCTCTTCTACAAGCAAAAATCGAAAACTTTAATATCGTACCCTATACATCAGTACTTCCTAAAGAGCTCTTTGGAAATATTGTTCCTGTGGATACCTGTGTAAAATCCTTTAAACATGGGGCCGTTCTTGAAGTTATCATGGCAGGTCGTGGAGCTGCTATATCTGAAGGGAACCATGCTATCGCTACAGGAATTGGCATCTGTTGGGGTAAAGATAAAAACGGTGAGCTCATTGGCGGATGGGCAGCAGAATATGTGGAATTCTTCCCTACATGGATAAATGATGAAATTGCAGAAACTCATGCCAAAATGTGGTTGAAAAAATCTCTGCAACACGAACTTGATCTACGCTCTGTAGCAAAACATAGTGAGTTTCAATACTTTCATAACTACATCAACATCAAACAAAAATTTGGTTTCTGCCTAACCGCTCTAGGATTCCTAAATTTTGAAAATGCTGAACCAGTAAAGGTAAACTAA
- a CDS encoding carbohydrate porin, producing MISFRFLLLSGLCAFGIHSYAETRKENTDHYHRYKTRIYKKQPRSINENTNSEIPINKGILSPLTNILCSDPWKDGISISSLFTSVEKATNTQISLDFSILPQWFYPHAAIGGTQSQEIPAWQFYFSPSLTWTLYDSPTAGKGTIDFSYTLIRYWQTNGLDANQAMGLAGGINDYFNRENNLAQLMFSQTFPGEFLTLAIGQYSLYAIDGTLYDNDQYSGFISYALSQNASATYSLGSPGAYLQCNPNPEINIQIGFQDAYNINGTNFSIYNLTKSKYNFYGYASWSPKLSCGSGQYSVLIYNTRKVPEQNSQVTGWSLNAAQHVHEKLYLFGRVNGATGTAFSINRSYVLGLVSENPLHRHSQDLLGVGFAWNKTNVKAISNVNKIRRYESVLEAFASIGFGPYISLTPDFQLYLHPALRPERRTSQVYGLRANLSL from the coding sequence ATGATATCCTTTCGTTTTCTTTTACTTTCGGGACTCTGCGCTTTTGGAATCCATTCGTATGCGGAAACTCGTAAAGAAAACACCGACCACTACCATCGCTACAAAACAAGGATCTACAAAAAGCAGCCTAGGTCTATAAACGAAAATACTAATTCTGAAATTCCTATAAACAAAGGAATTCTCTCTCCTCTTACTAATATCTTGTGTTCTGACCCTTGGAAAGACGGAATTTCTATATCCAGTCTATTTACATCTGTAGAAAAAGCAACTAATACTCAGATATCCTTAGATTTCAGCATTCTTCCCCAATGGTTTTATCCTCATGCAGCTATCGGAGGAACTCAATCTCAGGAAATACCTGCATGGCAATTCTACTTCAGCCCAAGCCTAACTTGGACCCTCTATGATTCTCCGACCGCAGGCAAAGGGACTATAGACTTTAGCTACACGCTCATACGTTACTGGCAGACCAATGGTCTTGATGCTAACCAAGCAATGGGACTTGCTGGCGGTATAAATGATTACTTCAATAGAGAAAATAACCTAGCACAACTTATGTTCTCCCAAACATTCCCTGGAGAATTTCTAACTCTAGCTATAGGACAGTATAGCCTATACGCTATAGACGGCACCTTGTACGACAACGATCAATACTCTGGATTTATTAGTTATGCCCTATCACAAAATGCCAGTGCCACGTACTCCTTAGGTAGCCCGGGCGCTTACCTCCAATGCAATCCAAATCCTGAAATCAATATTCAAATAGGCTTCCAAGATGCGTATAATATCAATGGAACTAACTTCTCAATTTATAATCTGACAAAAAGCAAATATAATTTTTATGGTTATGCCTCTTGGTCTCCTAAGCTCTCTTGTGGAAGTGGGCAATATTCCGTCTTAATCTATAATACCCGTAAAGTTCCTGAACAAAATTCCCAAGTTACAGGATGGTCGTTAAACGCAGCACAACATGTTCATGAAAAACTCTACTTATTCGGCAGAGTTAATGGTGCGACGGGAACAGCATTCTCTATAAATCGCTCCTATGTTCTAGGTCTTGTATCTGAAAACCCTTTACATCGACATTCTCAAGATCTTCTTGGTGTAGGGTTTGCTTGGAATAAAACAAATGTTAAAGCTATTTCCAATGTAAATAAAATTCGACGCTACGAATCTGTATTGGAAGCCTTCGCCAGTATTGGTTTTGGTCCTTACATATCTTTGACACCAGACTTTCAACTCTACCTCCATCCAGCCTTGCGTCCAGAAAGAAGGACCTCGCAAGTGTATGGTCTACGTGCAAATCTTTCCTTATAA
- a CDS encoding DUF2608 domain-containing protein produces MKTWLFLTFLLCSFSLNASCRYAEVKSIHEVAGDILYEEEEFWLILDLDDTILEGGEALSHSTWKNKTIEGLQKKGISQQEAWEAVFPFWLEVQEMGTVKPIESSIFLLIEKIQKQGKVAFAYTERLKKSKETTLKQLGTLNVSLTATAPQPQLPLPKNLLYTSGILFGEESHKGPALDLFLQSFTPLPSKIIYIDNEKENILRIGDLCKKYGIAYFGITYKAAQVLPPVYFDNIAQVQYNYSRKLLSNEAAALLLRHRMDK; encoded by the coding sequence CTTAATGCATCTTGTCGTTATGCTGAGGTAAAGTCTATTCATGAAGTTGCTGGGGATATCCTTTATGAAGAAGAAGAGTTCTGGTTGATTCTTGACCTTGATGATACTATTCTCGAAGGAGGAGAGGCTCTTTCTCATTCTACATGGAAGAATAAAACTATAGAGGGATTACAAAAAAAAGGCATTTCACAACAAGAAGCTTGGGAAGCTGTTTTTCCTTTCTGGCTTGAGGTTCAAGAAATGGGAACAGTAAAACCTATAGAATCCTCGATTTTTTTACTTATTGAGAAAATTCAAAAACAAGGTAAAGTTGCCTTTGCCTATACAGAACGTCTTAAAAAATCTAAAGAGACTACTTTAAAACAACTGGGGACTCTTAATGTCTCCTTAACAGCAACAGCCCCGCAACCCCAACTTCCTTTACCAAAAAATCTTCTCTATACGTCTGGCATTCTTTTTGGTGAAGAATCTCATAAAGGACCCGCTCTTGATCTTTTCCTGCAAAGCTTCACCCCTCTACCAAGTAAAATTATCTATATAGATAATGAAAAAGAAAATATCCTACGTATAGGAGATTTGTGTAAAAAATATGGCATTGCCTATTTTGGAATCACTTATAAAGCAGCTCAAGTCTTGCCCCCTGTTTACTTCGATAACATTGCACAAGTACAGTATAATTATTCTAGAAAACTACTCAGCAATGAGGCTGCTGCTCTCCTTCTACGTCACCGAATGGATAAATAA